One part of the Anaerolineales bacterium genome encodes these proteins:
- a CDS encoding polysaccharide deacetylase family protein: MLSPRNLVTLLLACLLAACSLPTAAPIAEPSTTPSPFPPSVATHTPSASPFPQHTSTPAITPTPAPEPASFTSSLLRAWVQPASYIADQCEYLAKRWDPAGSPPGTVVAPIMYHSILRGNAVPSLSQDINEVTFYRIVEVARKLGYETITSQQLVDFLHNNTAIPPRSMLLILDDRRAGTAQEYFLPLYEEYGWGTTLGWIIGDTDQRTGENSSESLWDWIERLNETGAFDVQSHGLNHIPIVGGESADFLRSELGDNRPILEQHFGQWPIAHIWTGGNFSAAGVAMLDELGYEIGFTVYSRGPIAFNWIPQGEEERAIANPLLLLPRFWDSAAELNLRQAAEIGDAAEQFARANYAAEAAWFAQNCGGELPPLDAVFEE; encoded by the coding sequence GTGTTAAGTCCCCGAAATCTGGTTACGTTGTTGCTCGCATGCCTGTTGGCCGCCTGCAGCCTACCCACCGCGGCGCCAATTGCAGAACCCAGCACCACGCCAAGCCCGTTCCCGCCTTCGGTGGCAACGCATACGCCCAGCGCCAGCCCCTTTCCGCAGCACACCAGCACACCCGCCATCACGCCCACTCCGGCGCCCGAGCCTGCCAGCTTCACCAGCAGTCTTTTGCGCGCCTGGGTACAGCCGGCCAGCTACATAGCCGACCAGTGCGAGTACCTGGCCAAGCGCTGGGACCCGGCGGGCAGCCCGCCTGGCACTGTTGTGGCGCCGATCATGTATCACAGCATTCTGCGCGGCAACGCGGTACCTAGCCTCTCGCAAGATATCAACGAGGTGACCTTTTATCGCATCGTCGAAGTGGCCCGCAAGCTGGGCTACGAAACCATCACCAGCCAGCAGCTGGTGGACTTTTTGCACAACAACACCGCCATCCCGCCGCGCAGCATGCTGCTGATCCTGGACGACCGCCGCGCCGGCACAGCCCAGGAGTACTTCCTGCCGCTGTATGAAGAGTACGGCTGGGGCACGACGCTGGGCTGGATCATTGGCGACACGGACCAGCGCACGGGCGAGAATAGCAGCGAGAGCCTGTGGGATTGGATCGAGCGTTTGAACGAGACTGGCGCCTTCGATGTACAGTCGCACGGGCTGAACCATATCCCTATCGTGGGCGGTGAGAGCGCAGACTTTTTGCGCAGTGAGCTGGGCGACAACCGGCCGATCCTGGAGCAGCACTTCGGCCAATGGCCCATCGCCCATATCTGGACCGGCGGCAACTTCAGTGCGGCCGGTGTGGCCATGCTGGATGAGCTGGGGTATGAGATCGGCTTTACGGTGTACTCACGCGGGCCGATCGCGTTCAATTGGATCCCGCAAGGCGAGGAGGAGCGTGCCATCGCCAACCCGCTGCTGCTGCTGCCACGCTTCTGGGACTCGGCCGCCGAGCTGAACCTGCGCCAGGCGGCCGAGATCGGCGATGCGGCCGAGCAGTTCGCGCGGGCAAACTACGCGGCGGAAGCCGCGTGGTTTGCGCAGAACTGCGGCGGCGAGCTGCCGCCGCTGGACGCGGTGTTTGAGGAGTAG
- a CDS encoding nuclear transport factor 2 family protein codes for MSILSGKGMYLWIISRVEGGDPNRIAELAHQAGMTHVLIKVADRNYKYNVDSNGFDHVPGVVSALRARGIQPWGWQYIYGTNPAAEAAMAIQRVKQFSLDGFVVNAEKEFKVKGMDVPARQYMQALRAGLPGTPIGFSSYRYPTLHRPLPFEVFLQYSDINMPQVYWVQSSNPAQQLLRSVREHQALSVWRPILPTGAAYPDGNWNPTPGQITEFMQACKDNNIPGANFWEWYYARRISGLWDAVSKFPWAVKPAPEPDISIRFLDALNSRDPVKVAALYGNAGVHVTAQRTVQGSEGILRWYNSLLRDTLPGARFEITGSTSNKNLRILTWTATSDKGRVLDGKDSLAVQHNKIAYHHTYFTVK; via the coding sequence ATGAGCATTCTTAGCGGAAAAGGTATGTACCTGTGGATCATCAGCCGGGTGGAAGGGGGTGACCCCAACCGCATCGCCGAGCTGGCCCACCAAGCGGGGATGACCCATGTGTTGATCAAGGTGGCTGACCGCAACTACAAGTACAACGTAGACAGCAACGGATTTGACCATGTGCCCGGCGTGGTTTCGGCGCTGCGGGCGCGGGGTATCCAGCCCTGGGGCTGGCAATATATTTACGGCACCAACCCGGCGGCCGAGGCTGCCATGGCGATCCAGCGCGTCAAGCAGTTCAGCCTGGATGGTTTTGTGGTGAATGCTGAGAAGGAATTCAAGGTGAAGGGCATGGATGTGCCCGCCCGGCAATACATGCAGGCGCTGCGGGCCGGCCTGCCGGGCACGCCGATCGGATTCAGCAGTTATCGCTACCCTACCCTGCACCGCCCGCTGCCGTTCGAGGTCTTCCTGCAATACAGCGACATCAACATGCCCCAGGTGTATTGGGTGCAGTCATCCAACCCGGCCCAACAATTGCTGCGTTCGGTGCGCGAGCATCAGGCGCTCAGCGTCTGGCGGCCGATCCTGCCCACGGGCGCCGCTTACCCCGATGGCAACTGGAACCCGACGCCCGGCCAGATCACCGAGTTCATGCAGGCCTGCAAAGACAACAACATTCCTGGCGCCAACTTCTGGGAGTGGTATTACGCCCGCCGCATCAGCGGTCTTTGGGACGCGGTGAGCAAGTTCCCGTGGGCGGTCAAGCCCGCGCCGGAGCCGGACATCAGCATCCGCTTTCTGGATGCGCTCAACTCACGCGACCCGGTGAAAGTGGCCGCGCTATATGGCAACGCGGGCGTGCATGTCACTGCCCAGCGCACTGTGCAGGGGAGCGAAGGCATCCTGCGCTGGTACAACTCGCTGTTACGCGACACGCTACCGGGCGCGCGCTTCGAGATCACCGGCTCGACCAGTAACAAGAACCTGCGCATCCTGACTTGGACGGCCACCTCGGACAAAGGCCGCGTGCTGGACGGCAAAGATTCGCTTGCTGTGCAACATAACAAGATCGCCTATCACCACACGTACTTCACGGTGAAGTAA